The segment AACAGCTAAGATAGCATAAATATCATTAAGCTAAAATTTTAGCTTATAAGATAAGACCCATAATAGCCGCTTTGAAAAACGTTCATTCGTTTTACTGAGAGAGCTGTGCATTATAGTTAGGTTGTTAGTTTTATGTAAGTTCTTGCTACTACAACATTCTACTATCAGGCTTTCTATTTCAATATTCCCATCATCTTTTCTTTCATAACCTCGAAGTAGAAAACGTTTGTTTTCACCATACTTCACTTTTTTTAACTTATCATCTGAAAAATATATCTTAAAACTAATGTCTTGGACAACTAAAGAATCATTCGTAATAATAAAGCCCATAATGGCTTGTCCATAGTTTTTTCTTGGATATTCATATATATAAACATTTCCATCAGTAATTTGGAAGTCACTCTCTTTTTCACAGGAAGAAACAATCATGAGTATAGAAAATAATAATGTTTTCATATTAATATTGTGTTAAGTAGTATGAGAATAAATCAGCTCTTATTCCTGAAGAGTATGCCCAGGTTGTCCCATATAAAAGATATGGATGAATACCGATGTTTGGAATTCCATTTAACCATAATGACAATGAAGACATATTTACACAATTGGTGGTTATTCCTTGAAACGGCAGAACTTTTCCAAGACCTCTTACAGCATCAATAGCATATTTATTCACAGTAATATCTACAGGTAGAGTTGAATTATAATGAAAGTCAGAGGTACTTTTTCTAAAATATGTAGCATAACCAAGTTTTGAATTAGGAGTTTTATTATCATTGGGGCCAAATGACATTAAAGGATCTCCACTGTTTTTATCTGCAATTGCACTATGAGAAATAAAATCACTATCATCAGTATATAATGTAGCTTGCGTACTATTAATTAACTGATTTACATCTGCCAAATTGGCTAATGCTCCAAGTCCATAACCTATATTTTCTAAAGCACTATTGCCTTCCTTTCCAAGATAACCCCAATCACCAGAAGTAAAGTTATATGAAGCAACACCCAAATTAACGCTAACATCAGTTTGTCCGCCTGTATAAATATTCGTTCCAACTGAATTTGTGTATGAAGCTCCTGCAATTCCAAGTGTATTTGCCATCGGTATTTCCGAGGCTGCTATCGCCCCTCCAACATAACCACTTAAACCGCCAACAATAGCACCTCCTGCCATATATCCCCAAGTTTTACCGGAACTGTAATCCCAGTTTGTAGGATTGTAATCATTATTTGCAAGTGTGCCTCCCATGTATGTGCCGATGACTGCACCAATGATAATCGGCATCCATATAATTTCTCCCGATGGGTCGGTATAGATAAGCGGATTATTCAAACAATAAGGATACCGATTATAATTCTGTGAATTTCCTGGCATTTGCACATAATTGTCAGGGCTTAGCATGCGGCCAAGAACAGGGTCGTAGAGTCTGCCATTCATGTTTATTAGCCCGAAATCGCTTAGGTGTTCATGTCCTGTATAGCCTCTGTTAAATTCTGGCAGTGAGGGAACATTACTATATGATGACCAGTCATTAGGATTTCGTTGTCGCCCCCAGGCATCGTAACTGTATGTAGCATCTATTTGTCCGCTTTCATTGCTTATGGTTTGGATAGAGCCAAGATGATCGGTGTGGATATATTGCAATTTGTCGGTTTGGCCTGTTTCTTTTGTGAGAACTGCGAATAAGCCGATTGGAGCGGAGATGTAATGGAATTGTTTTTCGTTGGCGGTTTGTTCGTCAATCAACTTTTCGTAATTGCCAAAATAATATTTTGTTTCCTGAAGTACCGAATTGTCGTACATTTCGGTCTTTCTCCTTAGCCTATCGTGCCCATATGTAAATTCAAGTATTTTATTATTTTCATCAATTTTGGAGACTTTATTAAAAGCCGTATATTCAATTTCTTGATCGAAAGATGGAATGGTCCCGAGATTTCCAGTGATACCAGTTACCCCGCTGACGCGGACATGTTGTCCGTGTGTTTGCCAACCTAAAACTGTTACCGTAACAAAATCCAGTTTTCTTTGTTCATTTATTTTATATCTTTCTAACATCAAAAACTATTAATTTCAGAAAGCACAATATATGAATTTAATAAAAATACTTAGCATAAAATTTAAGTTTTTTGAAAAGTAATTGCTTTATAATATATAACATACCGACAACATGTTGGCATTAGCAGGGAATCAAAAGGGAACAATTGATATCTAACTATATTTCATATATTTGAATTTTTATGAAATGAATTAATTTAAGAATATAATTATGAAAGAATTTGTTGTTGTCCTGATTGCTTTGATTATAAATACAGCTTTGTTTTCGCAAGAATCTTCGCAATGGCGAGGAAAAAATCGCGATGGAAAATATCACGAAACAGCTTTGTTGAAAAAATGGCCTGAAGACGGTCCGAAACTTCTATGGCATTTCGATGAACTCGGTTTAGGGCACGCCTCAGCCTGTGTAACCAACGAAATGGTTTATACTGCAGGAACAACAAGCGAAGACGGTTTTATTATTGCTTTCGACCATAGCGGGAAAGAAGTTTGGAGAATAACTTACGGAAAAGAATGGATGGATAGTTATGATGGAAATAGAACAACACCGGTAGTAAACGGCGGAAAATTATATATGTTGAGCGGTTATGGTAAACTTGTTTGTCTTGATGCAAAAACTGGTAATGAGATATGGAACTTAGATCTTTTCGAAAAATACCTTGGAAGAAATACCAGATGGGGAATGACTGAAAATCTTGCTATTGAAGGCGATAAACTATTCTGCACAGTAGGAGGAGAAGAAGCAAATGTTATAGCTTTAAATAAAAACACAGGAAAATTAATTTGGGAATGTAAAGGTTTGGGCGAAAAAAGTGCTTATAATTCGCCAGCAATAATAAAATTATCCACAAGAACACTTCTAATTACGGTTACTGAAAGTGCTATTCTCGGTATCGACATTGCTAACGGAAAACTGCTTTGGAACTTCACACATCCCAACAAATATTCTGTTCAGGCAAACACTGCTTTATTTTACGAAGGGATGATTTATTTTGTAAATGGATATGGAAATGGAGGTGTAATGTTAAAATTGTCGGATGATGGTTCAAGTATTTCAGAAGTTTGGAAAAATTCTTCCTTAGACAACAAAATGGGAGGTGTTATTCTATTGGATGGAAAAATCTATGGTTCAGGCGATTACAATAGAGAATGGTTTTGCCTCGATTGGAAAACAGGCGAACAGCTTTACACATCGAAAGAAATGAAAAAAGGAAATATTATTTTTGCCGATGGAATGTTTTATTGTTATTCCCAGTCGGGAAATGTTCATCTTGTTGACCCAAAAACCGAAAATTTTGAACCAGTTAGTTCCTTCAAAGTTCCTTTCGGTTCGAAACAACATTGGGCACATTCGGTAATCCACAACAAAAAACTTTATATTCGTCATGGGGGTTCGTTGATGGTATATTCTATCGGGGAATAATTATATTACAAATTATGAATTTTTAGAAAATAACATCTCCAAATCTTCATATTCTAACATCTACAAATATAATTAATGAAGCAGCCAAATTACTTCACAATAATATTTTTACTTTTAAGCCTAAGTTTATTTACGTTTTGGTTTATTTACAATCCTGTTGAAGATTTTGCAGCAAGTATTCCCGGGCAGGATAACAGGCCTGATAAAAATTCTGCATCCTTTGAAGTAATTAATATTGGTGAAGATTTTAAGAAATTTTCTAACAAAAAATCTGATCTTACAGGAAAATGGGAACGTTTTAGAGGTTTGAATTTCGATAATATCAATACAGAAAAAATTCCCTTGATTAACAATTTTGGAAACAAAGAAGTGAAAATTCTCTGGAAAGTTAATCTTGGGGAAGGTCATGCTGCTCCAGCAATATATAATGGAAACGTATTTTTGATAGATTATGATGAAACCCAAAAAGCCGATATGCTCAAGTGCTTTTCGCTCGAAAGCGGTGAAGAATTGTGGCGGCGATGGTATAAAATTCATATAAAACGTAATCATGGAATGTCAAGGACGATTCCGGCAGTAAGCGAAAAATATATTGTAACTATTGGCCCACGTGGGCATGTTATGTGCTTAAATTCGCAAAATGGAGATTTTTTATGGGGGCTCGATATTGAGAAAAAATATGAAACTGAAATACCGTTTTGGTACACCGGTCAGTGTCCATTGATTGATAATGGTACAGCAATAATTGCTCCCGGAGGTAGCTCATTGATGATAGCTGTAGATTGTGCTTCGGGCGAAATTGTATGGGAAGCGCCAAATCCTGACAATTGGAAAATGTCTCATTCCTCAATCATGCCAATGTTTTTCGAAGGAAAAAAAATGTATGTTTATGCAGCAGTTGGTGGAATTTGCGGAATTTCAGCAGAAGCGGAAGATAAGGGAAAACTTTTGTGGAAAACTGCCGAATTTACTCCAAATGTTGTGGCACCTTCACCGATAGTTTTTCCCGATGGTAAAATATTTATGACTGCCGGCTATGGTGCAGGTTCAGTTTTATTTCAATTAAAAAAGAAAAATGATGAATTCTCTGTTGAGATTTTGCAAAAATATAAAACCAAAGAAGGAATAGCTTCTGAGCAACAAACACCACTCGTTTTTAACAATCATATATTTTCTATTTTGCCTAAAGATGCAGGTAGCAGCCGCAATCAGTTTGTTTGTTGTAAATACGACAATTGCCAAAACATTTTGTGGGCAAGCGGAAAATCGCATCGTTTTGGTTTAGGACCATATATTATTGCCGACAATAAATTTTATATTTTATCTGACGATGGAACTTTAACAATTGCAAAATTGAGCAGTTCGCATTTTATTTTTCTCGACAAATCGAAAATTTTTGACGGGCAGGATGCATGGGGACCCTTAGCAATTGCTGACGGCAGACTGTTGATGAGAGATTCGAAACAAATGTTTTGTATTGATTTGAGGGCTGGAAAATAGAATCTCTAAATTTAAAACGAAAAATTCACACCGGCCATTACATTAAAACCTTGTCCGGGATACTGATTCCAATAGAAATATTTTTTCGCAAAAATATTATTAAACTTCAAAAATGCCGATAGGTTTTTATTCTTAAAATATTCAACACCAAGATTAAAATCTACTGTGCCATCCAGTTCTATTGGTGACAATGCCATTAATGTTTGTGCTGTATTACAATTTGCTGCGTATATATTTGCATATCTTTTGCCTATGAAAAATATATCTGATGAAAGAATAATTTTGTTCTGAAGATTATATCTGGCAGTTATTTGAGCATCGAATTTTGGTATATGCGAAAGTTCTTCTATTTCAATGTTGTATGTATATATATTTCCCTCAATAGAAAAATCTAAATAATCATTTTTTTCATATAACAATTCTCCATGGAAAGTTCCATAATCAACATTTTTGTACACCAGTTGAAATCGTTGGTTATTTTCACAAAGATTTTCGAAAAATACCATATTTTCAACTTCCTTGAAATTTGCCGAAACATCAAAAGCAATTTTAGAACTTATATTTCCCTTTACTCCTGCAAAAATATTTTTCTTAATATTTGTATTTTTATGATTCATTTCCATCGAAATGAAAGGATTTGTAGAGCTAAGTTTTTGCAAGGAATTTACATCAAAACTTCCATTATATTTAAAATATGAAATAATAAAGTTTTCAACCAACTTATATTCAAATTTCAAATTTGGATAAAAATGAAATTCAGCATCGGCAGCGGGATCAAATAAACTCACAAAATCGAAACCAATAGAATATCTCCATTCCTTACCCGATTTCGAATAATTTGGGTTAATATTTAAGACTGTGTTCGTAAGTTTTGAACTATCAAATTCCATTTGTTCAGTAACAAATGCTAAGGGATTGATTATGTAGCTTTCTAATTCTACATTCATATCTACAGTCCCTTTAAAATGTTTTTTATTAAAATTTGAATGAAACAAAAAATTGTTCTCATTGCTGTTTTCATTGTCTTGAAAGTATGAATATCCAAATTTTAAGTCATAATTAAGTTTCGACTTTTGGCTAATATTGGTTTTATATCTTGTTGAAAATCCGATAGTTGAAAATCTATTGAACTCAAGCTCTTCTTTTTCAATAATATTTTCGCTGTTTGCAGGATAACCATAAATCAAATTTTTATTAGTTTGAAAATGTATATTTGCGAAAAGGGCTGCTTTGCTATAAAACTTTTTGCCATAAAGCTTCAGGCTGTTTTTGCTGAAATTTGGATAATAAGTTTGTTCATCGACCTTTGTTTTTCCGTTCACTGAATAGTGCCTGACGAAAGCACCAATAGAATATTTTTTCGAACGTAGATTGTTAATACTCAATTCGGCAAGAGGGCTTAAGTTTGTGCCAAATCCTAATTTCAAATAATTACCGTAAAGTTTAGTCAAAGGCTCACCTTTCATTTTAGCAGCTGGAACTGGTTTTAATTCGTAAGATGTATTTATCTGACGAGGAAAAATCTGGTAATCAAAATTAATATCAATTTTTGCAGTATCCTTAGTGCGTGGCATGTTCGAAAGTTTTATTGCATCGGAAATTGAAGGTGCATATGGTTTAAGAACAATTACGTCTTTGTCTATAATTTCAAGCTCATTTTCTTGTGTAAATGCTTGATTTCCAAAAAGGAGTAATAATGCTGAAATGAAAAGTCTTGTTATTTTTTGTATCATGGTGTTTGATTTTATTTATGGTTTGAAATTAGAAATTGGAAATTAGGTAAATCATATTTTTGTACTATTGATGAAGGCATTCAACTTTGGTCCAAGATTATAAACTAATTTTTGATATTTCAAAGTATCAGCTTTATTTATCACTTCTCTCCGAATTAATTTCCTAAGCCAGGATTTAGTTTCTTCAAATGAACCTCTCGAATAAATGTAAAATCTTTTTCTATCAGCAGGAGTATATCTACCATATCCTTCTGCAATATTTGCAGTTATACTATCAACTGATCTAATTATTTGATAACCAACAGTATTTTGAACTTTTTTATCCCATTTTTCAAAATCGTACCAAACCAAATCGGACAGTTCATCGGATAATTTATAGATGTCTAATTCATAAACTTTTTTCATTTCGATCCAATTTCTAATTTCAGTTAATTATTCTTCGTACTATCCTTCTCAGTTTCAAATGTTTCATTAAAAATTCTATCCATTTCTTTTTGAGTTATCGAGTCTATTTCATTTTTTTCAGGTTCAAAAAGTTCATTATAGTTCTTTTCTGAATTATCATCGAAATCTATTTCTATATCAAGATTTTCTTCCAAAATTTCATCAATCTCTTCATTTTCTTCTATTTCGTTCAGTTTTACCTGAGCTTCATCAATAATACCATCGTTCGGAACATCGTAAGCTTCAATTATGCTTTGCAGGCTATGCTTGGCCATAAAAATATCGTCTTTGTTTATGTAAATGTCTGATAATAACAATATTGCTTTTGCCTGCCAAAAATAGTAGGGCGTGTTCTTATTATTAAAATCAATTATTTCTTTTTCGGCAAGTTCATACTGTTTTTGTAAAAATAGTATTTCCGACAGCAAATATTTTGCTTCGGCTCCTTCTTTGGTATTTACGTTCGAAGCAACAATTTTTAGTTCGGGAACAGCCGATTGATAATCATTTTGCGAAAAAAACGATTTTGCCAAAATATAGTGAGCTTCACGAATAATTTCGTCAGAAACTTTATCGGAAATAAGAACTCTATTTGCAGCGAAAATGGCATTTGAATCGTTGTTCAGTTTGAAAAAACCACGCATTTGTCCAATTCTAGCTTCAAGCAGATTAGTGTTATTTTCGGCAATTTGTTCTAAAGACTGGCAGTTTTGAACGGCATTTTCGAAGTTTTTGAAATAGAAATTAATTCTTGCAGCTTTCAATAAGGCTTCTTCTGTATAAGAGTTTTTTGGCTGAATAATTACATAATTATATGACGAAAGTGCCTCCTCAAATTCGTCGTTTTGATAATTGCAATCGGCTTTGAAAAAGTGAGAATTCAATAAATAATTACCGTCCGGATATTTCGAAATGTATTTTGTAAATTTGCCTTTTGAATCTTTACAATTGCCCGACATGTAAAGGTTTTCAGCCGAAAGATAGCTTAAGGAATCTTGTTCAGAAATGCTGATATTAGCAAAATCGCCAAGTTGGGCAACATACTCAAAGTACTTATCTTCCTGATGTTCATCTATGTAAATGTTTTTTATTCCAATAAGTGCATTTTTCGATTCTGCTGAACCTTTGTAGTCTTCAACAATTTTTTTGTAAGCTACAAGTGCCTGCGAGTTTTGGTTGGCATTGTAATGTAAAAGCCCAAGTTGAAGCAATGCTTTTTTTATGTAACTACTTGTTGGATGATTGGCAATTATAGCATCAAATTTTTCAATTGCTTTTTGGATAGAATCAATTTTTACATAGCTTTTACCTATTTCAAAAATTGCATCATCTGTGTATTGCGATTGAGGAAAATCTGTCAGAATATTTTCCAGGATTTTGATTTTTTTAGAATGTTTTTTTAGCAAACCGTAAGAAAATGCTTTGTTAAAAAGCGAATAATCAACGTCAATTGTATTAATTGTAATTGCCAAATCGTAGTACTTTATTGCATTTGAATAGTCTTTTGACACAAAATAGCAATCTCCAATTCTATTGTACGCATCGCCGGTAGTTTTCGAAATATTTTCGTTTTTATTTACATATTTTCTGAACCATGAAATCGATTTTGGATAGTCTTTCAATTTAAAATAACAATATCCAAGACTATAATTGGCTGATATATATTCTTTTAATTCGAAAGCTCCAGTTGTTGAAAGAAAATTATTATAGCATTCAATTGCATCATCATATTTTTTTAATCTGTAAAATGCTTCGGCTTTCCAGAAATAGGAAAGTGCCTTTATTTGTTTATTGAATTTCTTATATTCCAAAGATTTATTGAAATGATTGATAGCTGCTAAATATTTCAAATTTGTGAAAAGTTCCAATGCCCGATAATATGAAATTCTTTGATAGGCTTCTTTAATTTTCTGATTTTTGTTTGATATTTTTTCAATTGAATTTAGTGCGGCTTTATAATTTTTGCTTGTTGTATAAACTTTAACTAAAAAGTCGTAAGCCAGATCGATATTTTCAGATTCAGGATATTTTTCAATAAATTTTTCAAAGGTGTTAATAGTTTCATTGAATGGCGAGTACGATAGCTCATAAGTAAGTTTTGCATAATTGAATAGAGCGTTCTCAGCCATATTTTTGTCAAAATCCATTTTGGATGCTTCCGAAAATGCTGCCTTTGCTTTTGTTTTATCATTTAGTTTGATATAACAATCGGCAAGGTGAAAGCTCGAATTTTGTGCAAACTTATCTTTTCCGTTTGCTACTTTTTTAAATAATTTGCTTGCTTCTTCAAATTTTCCGTTGCTGTAATACACAAATGCCAACAAATATTTATCTTCTCGCGAAATAGATTTTTCATTCTCTTTGAATTTTTCAAGATAAGGTTCAGCATTTTTGTAGTCCTTCAATTTGAAATATGCTTCACCAATTATTCTTGCAATTTCTGAAGAGCGAGTAGGGGTAGCATTATCCAATAAATCAGGGGCATAATCAACAATTTTCTCGTAGTCATCTTTATAATAATAAATTTGGGTGATATAGTAAGGCACAATTGCAGCAAACAACGAATCGTCCGATAAATTGTTAAAATGGTTCAAGGCAGTCTGGTAATTTTTTTGTTGGTAGGCAATGTGGGCATAATAGTAAGTTGATGGCGAAGAATATTCTGAAGAAGTATCGTTTTTAATTTCGAAAAAACAAAGCCTTGCACTGTCCAATTCCTCTGTCTGAAAATAGCTATATCCTAATTTGAAATAAAATTCAATGAGTTCTTCATCCTCAAATTCAAATTTGTCAACTTTCCAAAACCATTTCACAGCTTTAGAGTAGCGTTTGTGCCTATAGTTAATTTTGCCCATTTGAAAACAGGCATATTTCACTTTTGGATGCTCCGGATGCTCTTCAACAAACTTTTTTAGCAAATATTCAGAATCTTTGTGGAAAAGTTCTATTGCACAAATGGCTCTATAATATTCAGCATCGGTTTTAACATGGCTGAAAGTTTCGGTTTTACTATTGATAACTTCCTGAAAAAGTTTTTGAGCACTTCCGAATTTTTCTTTCTCAAATAACTCTTTGGCTTGCTTAAATATGTTGTTATCCGAAACAGAAATAAATGACTCCTGCGAATAACTATTTTTTAAAGCACTTAACAATAATAGTAATGTACTGATAATTATTATTTTCTGTCTCATATAATGTTCAATTTATTCTAATCAAAATAAAAACAAAAGTATAATATCTGATAATATTATTAAAAATAAATTATTAACAAGAAACTGTTTATTACTTTATTTTATTACTTTGCAAAATGCTTGGTTTGAGTTAAAATATTTGAGTTGTGAATGATAACAATTTTATATCTTATTAATTTTGTAAATAAAAAGAAAGAATTATTTCTATGTATATTTTAAAGACTAAAGGGTCAGCCCGTATTCCGGACTACATCCAGATAAGGGATGACGATTTTATTCTACTAAATCATTTCACTGTAAAAAATGCAAAAATGATGATTCAAAAATATCAGCTACAAATAGATGAAAGCAATCTTAATGAAATTATTGGAGATTTACCATATGGAAAACTAAAAAAAATTGAAATATAATGCAGGAAAATACAATTATTAAATTTAAAAATGCTTCGATTTATCAGAAAGATGAGTTGATTTTATCAGATGTAAATTTAGAAATAAAAAAAGGTGAATTTGTTTATTTTATTGGAAAAGTTGGAAGTGGAAAATCCAGCCTTTTAAAAACAATGTATGCCGATTTGCCTCTTGGCAATGGAGAGGCTTCAGTAGCAGGCTTCAATTTGATAGCAATAAAAGATAAACAGCTTCCTTATTTGAGGCGAAAAATTGGATTCGTATTTCAAGATTTTCAATTATTGACTGATAGAAATGTATATGAAAATCTAAATTTTGTTTTAAAAGCAACCGCTTGGAAAAAAAAGTCGGATATAAAAAACAGGATTTCAGAAGTATTAGAAAAAGTTGAAATGCTCGATAAAATAAACAAAATGCCACACGAACTTTCAGGTGGCGAGCAGCAAAGAATAGTTATTGCAAGGGCTTTATTGAATAATCCTGAAATTATTCTTGCCGATGAACCTACAGGAAATCTCGACCCTAAAACATCTGAAGGAATTATGAAATTACTTTTCGATATCAGCAATAATAATCGGGCAGTTTTGATGGCTACACATGATTATATGATAATTGAAAAGTTTTATTCAAAAACAATGAAATGCACTAATAAAAAACTATTGGAGGTGGATGGTGAGAATGTGCAATTTGAATTATAAAATCTCTAATTTTTATGCAAAAAAAAAGCCTACATCATTTAGTAGGCTTTTGTTTTTTTATAAATGTCTGATCTATTCAGGGCTAATAGCCTCAACCGGACAAACATCTGCACAAGCACCACAGTCTGTACACTCGTCAGGATCAATTACATAAATGTCACCTTCAGA is part of the Bacteroidota bacterium genome and harbors:
- a CDS encoding PQQ-like beta-propeller repeat protein yields the protein MKEFVVVLIALIINTALFSQESSQWRGKNRDGKYHETALLKKWPEDGPKLLWHFDELGLGHASACVTNEMVYTAGTTSEDGFIIAFDHSGKEVWRITYGKEWMDSYDGNRTTPVVNGGKLYMLSGYGKLVCLDAKTGNEIWNLDLFEKYLGRNTRWGMTENLAIEGDKLFCTVGGEEANVIALNKNTGKLIWECKGLGEKSAYNSPAIIKLSTRTLLITVTESAILGIDIANGKLLWNFTHPNKYSVQANTALFYEGMIYFVNGYGNGGVMLKLSDDGSSISEVWKNSSLDNKMGGVILLDGKIYGSGDYNREWFCLDWKTGEQLYTSKEMKKGNIIFADGMFYCYSQSGNVHLVDPKTENFEPVSSFKVPFGSKQHWAHSVIHNKKLYIRHGGSLMVYSIGE
- a CDS encoding PQQ-binding-like beta-propeller repeat protein, with the protein product MKQPNYFTIIFLLLSLSLFTFWFIYNPVEDFAASIPGQDNRPDKNSASFEVINIGEDFKKFSNKKSDLTGKWERFRGLNFDNINTEKIPLINNFGNKEVKILWKVNLGEGHAAPAIYNGNVFLIDYDETQKADMLKCFSLESGEELWRRWYKIHIKRNHGMSRTIPAVSEKYIVTIGPRGHVMCLNSQNGDFLWGLDIEKKYETEIPFWYTGQCPLIDNGTAIIAPGGSSLMIAVDCASGEIVWEAPNPDNWKMSHSSIMPMFFEGKKMYVYAAVGGICGISAEAEDKGKLLWKTAEFTPNVVAPSPIVFPDGKIFMTAGYGAGSVLFQLKKKNDEFSVEILQKYKTKEGIASEQQTPLVFNNHIFSILPKDAGSSRNQFVCCKYDNCQNILWASGKSHRFGLGPYIIADNKFYILSDDGTLTIAKLSSSHFIFLDKSKIFDGQDAWGPLAIADGRLLMRDSKQMFCIDLRAGK
- a CDS encoding TonB-dependent receptor, which codes for MIQKITRLFISALLLLFGNQAFTQENELEIIDKDVIVLKPYAPSISDAIKLSNMPRTKDTAKIDINFDYQIFPRQINTSYELKPVPAAKMKGEPLTKLYGNYLKLGFGTNLSPLAELSINNLRSKKYSIGAFVRHYSVNGKTKVDEQTYYPNFSKNSLKLYGKKFYSKAALFANIHFQTNKNLIYGYPANSENIIEKEELEFNRFSTIGFSTRYKTNISQKSKLNYDLKFGYSYFQDNENSNENNFLFHSNFNKKHFKGTVDMNVELESYIINPLAFVTEQMEFDSSKLTNTVLNINPNYSKSGKEWRYSIGFDFVSLFDPAADAEFHFYPNLKFEYKLVENFIISYFKYNGSFDVNSLQKLSSTNPFISMEMNHKNTNIKKNIFAGVKGNISSKIAFDVSANFKEVENMVFFENLCENNQRFQLVYKNVDYGTFHGELLYEKNDYLDFSIEGNIYTYNIEIEELSHIPKFDAQITARYNLQNKIILSSDIFFIGKRYANIYAANCNTAQTLMALSPIELDGTVDFNLGVEYFKNKNLSAFLKFNNIFAKKYFYWNQYPGQGFNVMAGVNFSF
- a CDS encoding four helix bundle protein encodes the protein MKKVYELDIYKLSDELSDLVWYDFEKWDKKVQNTVGYQIIRSVDSITANIAEGYGRYTPADRKRFYIYSRGSFEETKSWLRKLIRREVINKADTLKYQKLVYNLGPKLNAFINSTKI
- a CDS encoding tetratricopeptide repeat protein → MRQKIIIISTLLLLLSALKNSYSQESFISVSDNNIFKQAKELFEKEKFGSAQKLFQEVINSKTETFSHVKTDAEYYRAICAIELFHKDSEYLLKKFVEEHPEHPKVKYACFQMGKINYRHKRYSKAVKWFWKVDKFEFEDEELIEFYFKLGYSYFQTEELDSARLCFFEIKNDTSSEYSSPSTYYYAHIAYQQKNYQTALNHFNNLSDDSLFAAIVPYYITQIYYYKDDYEKIVDYAPDLLDNATPTRSSEIARIIGEAYFKLKDYKNAEPYLEKFKENEKSISREDKYLLAFVYYSNGKFEEASKLFKKVANGKDKFAQNSSFHLADCYIKLNDKTKAKAAFSEASKMDFDKNMAENALFNYAKLTYELSYSPFNETINTFEKFIEKYPESENIDLAYDFLVKVYTTSKNYKAALNSIEKISNKNQKIKEAYQRISYYRALELFTNLKYLAAINHFNKSLEYKKFNKQIKALSYFWKAEAFYRLKKYDDAIECYNNFLSTTGAFELKEYISANYSLGYCYFKLKDYPKSISWFRKYVNKNENISKTTGDAYNRIGDCYFVSKDYSNAIKYYDLAITINTIDVDYSLFNKAFSYGLLKKHSKKIKILENILTDFPQSQYTDDAIFEIGKSYVKIDSIQKAIEKFDAIIANHPTSSYIKKALLQLGLLHYNANQNSQALVAYKKIVEDYKGSAESKNALIGIKNIYIDEHQEDKYFEYVAQLGDFANISISEQDSLSYLSAENLYMSGNCKDSKGKFTKYISKYPDGNYLLNSHFFKADCNYQNDEFEEALSSYNYVIIQPKNSYTEEALLKAARINFYFKNFENAVQNCQSLEQIAENNTNLLEARIGQMRGFFKLNNDSNAIFAANRVLISDKVSDEIIREAHYILAKSFFSQNDYQSAVPELKIVASNVNTKEGAEAKYLLSEILFLQKQYELAEKEIIDFNNKNTPYYFWQAKAILLLSDIYINKDDIFMAKHSLQSIIEAYDVPNDGIIDEAQVKLNEIEENEEIDEILEENLDIEIDFDDNSEKNYNELFEPEKNEIDSITQKEMDRIFNETFETEKDSTKNN
- a CDS encoding fructose-6-phosphate aldolase — encoded protein: MYILKTKGSARIPDYIQIRDDDFILLNHFTVKNAKMMIQKYQLQIDESNLNEIIGDLPYGKLKKIEI
- a CDS encoding ATP-binding cassette domain-containing protein, with product MQENTIIKFKNASIYQKDELILSDVNLEIKKGEFVYFIGKVGSGKSSLLKTMYADLPLGNGEASVAGFNLIAIKDKQLPYLRRKIGFVFQDFQLLTDRNVYENLNFVLKATAWKKKSDIKNRISEVLEKVEMLDKINKMPHELSGGEQQRIVIARALLNNPEIILADEPTGNLDPKTSEGIMKLLFDISNNNRAVLMATHDYMIIEKFYSKTMKCTNKKLLEVDGENVQFEL
- a CDS encoding 4Fe-4S binding protein — its product is MAYVINDDCTACGTCIDECPVEAISEGDIYVIDPDECTDCGACADVCPVEAISPE